The genomic interval TTTTTCAGTATTTTGGCTAAGATTAACAAACCTGCCTCTATTCATCTCGTACGGCTGTTTATAGGAAGGTTTGTAGCGGGTATAAATAAGTTAGCTGCAAGCATAGAGAACCCGGAAAGAATGTAGATATGCAAAAAAGCAACAAATATGATGGATTATCGTGGATGACAGAAGAAATCCGAAACAATTTATTGAAACGAGATAAAATTGTTGAAGAGCAAGACATTGAGTCATTATTTCAATTAGTTGATAATTCAGATTTTTCAATTGCTTTACATGAAATCTTGGTCAATCGATACGAAAAGTCACCTGAAAATTTAACTCCTATAGAACTTGATTTATTCCTTGTAATGCACTTAGAAAACGCTGGACAAGCAGATTCAATATTGACTTTCTTACAAGAATGGTATCCTCAATATTCGGACAAAGTAATAAATTCCTTGAACGAAATAGGAGCAATAAAATCGTCTGAAATTATTAAACAAGCCGTTGAAATTCTACCTAAAGATGGAAGCTGTTTTTTTAAAAGTGCCAGCGAAAACGAACAAGATTTAATGAGAGACTTAGATAGACAATTTTCAAGTTATCCAGACGGAAACATGAGAAATTTGTATAGAAAATATGCAGACAAGTATAGAAATGAGATTTTAAATACAAAAAAATAAAATGCCAGCCTATAACAGCACCTACCCAAAAGTGGCGGTTCAGTGGTTAAATCAAGCTTTGTGCTTCTATCAAAGTTTGTGCTTGGCTGATAGTGAATCGCTTCGAAATCGCCACCTACGCCAAGCTGCAAACCGTCAAACTGTCTAAAAACCCCTTTATGAGAATTAAATATTCGGATAGCTGTCAACGAGATTTTTCATATATTCAATTCTCAGAAGGTGAATTTTGGTTTTTAGACAGACTGCCGTTAGGTGAATAATTAAACCCGAGAATTGAAGTGAAAAAACACCTATTCGTAATATTAAGTATCGTAATTGTTATTTTAAATCCTTGGCTATGGAAATTTACTAAAGAATCCATAAATCTGCCAAATTACAATTTCATTCTATCTGCATTATTAGCCTTTATTGTTGGACTTCTGTACTTAAAACTGAATGGAAGGATTATTCAATTATTGCTAATTGTTCTCATTATACTTCCCATAAGCATTGAACTGATGTGGTATATTTCATTCAAAATTCACTATGCAAATAATGATGTGCATATGGAAGCATTTGGCGTTTACCCGAGAGAAATGTATAGAGATTTTAATTCCTATTTTGAATTTGCTTATGGAAATGGTAATTGGAAATACAGAATGAATAGATTAATATTTGAAATTGCAATTTGGCTTATCCTTTCAACACTATTCATTTTTATAAAAAGAACAAGGATTTCAAAATATCAAAACGAAAACATTATAGATCAATAAAAACACCTCTAACACTGGTTTGGCTAGATGCCTCCAATCTCGCTTCAAAAAAACGATTTTTATAAAAGAAAATAATCTAACTTCGAGTTTGGGTTTACTTTAAAAGTTCGCAACCTCGCCAAGCGCGAGACCGTTGGCGGGGATTGTAGAGTGAAACGAAAAAGAACAGACGTAAATTATGACAACTGAAAACACTCTTTATGCTGACCTGAAGGTTGTAAAAGAATTGGTTTATGACAAATGTGGTTTCAGGTTGACAAATCTAAAACTGAATTCAGAAAGTATTGAATATGGAGCTTGCTCATTTGAACTTGACGGACAGAAAATTGAACATAGGATTTCTAAAATTACGCCAACAAAGACAGGACAATTTGTAACTATTTGGAAACGAGACAAAAATGGCGTAACCGAACCTTTTGACATTTTAGACGACATTGATTTTATTGCTATTACATCAAAAAGTGGTGACAACATTGGACAATTTATTTTCCCAAAATCAGTTTTGGCTGACAAAGGAGTTATTATACAAAACGGAAAAGGTGGAAAACGTGGAATTAGAGTTTATCCATCGTGGGATACAGTAACAAATAAACAAGCAGGAAAAACGCAAAGTTGGCAGACAAAATATTTCGTAATAATTAACAACGACAACACAACCGACTTTGACTTGACAAGAAAAATATTGAACAAAACAAACAGAAATTGATAGCGAAAAAAACAACGAACCGCCAACAAGGGTTTTGCGCATAGGTGGGCTGATCCCGAAGGGTTGGAACAAGATGTCAAAATTTTAGCGATAGTTTTTCGATTTAACTTTAGTAATAATATCGGCTTTTGTGCTTCGATTTACCGCCCGAACACAAAGCCCAAAAACGTTGGTGGTAAATTTATACCCACCTTAATCTGGCAAAAAAACAATAACTAGTAATTAAAAAAGAACAAATTTATGGGAGCTTGGGGACACGGAATATTTGACGATGACACAGCATATGACTATGTTGATGAAATTGACAATTCAGACAATCCGAAAGAAATTTTTAAAAACGCTTTTGAAACTGCAATGAATGCTGAATATTTGGAATATGACGACTGTCACGCAGTAACAGTTTCAGCATCATATATTGACAGCATTCTTAATGGAACAAAACCGAGAGTGGACGCAGAAGATGAGAATTTCTTCCAATTTGTAGAAAAAAATAAACATTTGGATGTAACAGACTTAAAGCCAAATGCTGTAAAAGCATTGAAAGTAGTTATCAGTGATAATTCGGAATTAAATGAACTTTGGACAGACAACGAAGAACTTTACCCAAAATGGAAAGGGGATATCGAAGAATTGATTGAGCGATTGAAATAAAAACTACCGCCAACATCAACTAAAAGCCACCCGCTGAACAAACCACAACGGAGAAGCCCTCACTTCAATCGTTAAAAAGCACAATGGGTTTTAATTTTAAAAATCTAATTTTACAGGCATGTTTGAACGAAAGTTATATATCGCCATACTTCTTGGTTTTTTTATTTTATCCGGAATAGGAATGTGTTTTGGAAATCCCGAAGAAATTCCTTGGTCGGATTGGATTAGTGAAAAAGGAAGATGGGTTTTAATTCTCGGCAATTTATTATTTCTCTTCTTAGCCATCCGTCAATTGCGAATCTGGAACATATCCGTAGGAGAAAACGAAATTTACCTGAAACGTTTTTTAGGTTCAAAAAAGATTACCCTTCTAGAAAAAGAGTTGACTTCCTTTCATGTGGAATTACATAAAGATCCATGGTGGATGAAAGGCCCACGAACAACAATCCTCATAACCCTTCATACCACACAAGGAACAATCACATTAAACTCATCAGATTATTCGCATTTTGACAGCACATTAGCGAAATTATTTTCTAAAAACCGACAAATGCACATGGAATGTCTTCGGAAAATCTCAACGTTGAAATCCAAAAAAAATCCTCGGAATTAAAAGCGACAAAGACTCATTTAATCATTCATTGAGGCAATCCAATCATCCTTAACATTTATTCGCTTGATAATTCCTTGACACTCACTCCTAGTCACTAAAATTGTGTAATTTTGCACAAACTAATCGAATAAGAATGTCAGCAACAGCAACAGATCTTGGAATACAAGAAACATTAAAAACATTGGGAATCGAAGCGGTAAACCGTGGAGCTTCAACAGGAGGATATTGGTTTAACACACGTGGAGCGCAAATCGATTCAGTTTCGCCAGTAGATGGAAAAATAATTGCATCTGTTTCTTCCGCAACAGAAACAGAATACGAAGCAATCGTATTAAAAGCACAAGAAGCATATCACTATTGGAGAATGGTTCCTGCACCAAAGCGTGGAGAAGTTGTTCGCCAATTGGCAGAAAAAATCCGTGAGAAAAAACAAGCTCTTGGAGAATTGGTTTCTTATGAAATGGGGAAATCATTGCAAGAAGGCTTGGGTGAAGTTCAAGAAATGATCGACATCTGTGACTTTGCAGTTGGACTTTCTCGGCAATTGTACGGTTTAACGATGCACTCTGAACGCGCTGGACATAGAATGTACGAACAATACCACCCATTAGGAATCGTAGGAATTATTTCTGCATTCAACTTCCCAGTTGCGGTTTGGAATTGGAACACAGCTTTGGCTTGGGTATGTGGAGACGTTTGTATTTGGAAACCATCCGAAAAAACGCCTTTAACAGCAATCGCTTGCCAGAAATTGACACAAGAAGTTTTCGAAGCAAACGGAGTTCCTGAAGGAGTTTCTTGTTTGTTAATCGGAGATGCTGAAATCGGAAAATTAATGTCGAACGACACACGCATTCCATTGATTTCTGCAACAGGTTCTACTCGCATGGGTAAATTGGTTGGTGAAGCAGTTGGAAAACGTTTGGGTCGTCATTTATTGGAACTAGGTGGAAACAACGCCGTAATCATTACAGAAAGCGCTGACTTGAAAATTGTAGTACCAGGTGCTGTATTTGGTGCAGTTGGAACAGCAGGTCAACGTTGTACTTCTACTCGTCGTTTGATTATTCACGAATCTGTTTATGATAAAGTAAGAGATGCGGTCGTAAACGCTTACGGACAGTTGAAAATTGGGAATCCATTGGATCAAAACAATCACGTTGGACCACTTATCGATAAAGATGCAGTAAAAGCTTATCAAAACGCGTTGATTCAAGTTGTTGAAGAAGGCGGTAAAATATTGGTTGAAGGAGGAGTTCTTTCTGGTGAAGGATATGAATCTGGATGTTATGTAAAACCAGCAATTGCAGAAGCTCAAAACACCTTTAAAATTGTTCAGCACGAAACATTTGCTCCTGTATTGTATTTGATGAAATACTCAGGTGGTGTAGAAAATGCAATCGCTGTTCAAAACGGAGTTCCACAAGGATTATCTTCAGCAATTATGACGAATAACTTGCGTGAAGCAGAAGCATTCTTGTCTCAAGCAGGTTCTGATTGTGGAATTGCAAATGTAAATATCGGTACATCAGGTGCTGAGATTGGTGGAGCTTTCGGTGGTGAAAAAGAAACTGGAGGTGGCCGTGAATCTGGTTCTGATGCATGGAAAGTATATATGCGTCGTCAGACCAACACGATCAACTACACAGATTCATTGCCATTGGCACAAGGAATCAAATTTGATTTGTAAGAAATCTATAAAAATAAACAAGAAGGGACGCCACGCATGGCGTCCCTTCTTGTTTTATAACATTCAAATAACCTAATTTTCAGTTATTAACCCTAAATTCGTCCTTGTAAAGCCACAATATGAAAAACACATTCCTTTGCTTGATTATTCTCCTTTCCTTCAACATTCAAGCACAAAATCACACAATCGATTCTTTACAGAATGTTCTCGAAAAAAACAAAGAAGATACAAGTAAAGTAAGCACTTTAGCCCAACTAAGTAAAGAATTTTTATTCACCGCCAATTATTCGAACGCTCTTGATTGTGCCAAAAACGGCTATAAATTATCTGTAAAATTAAAGTACGCAAAAGGACAAGCAATGAGCCTTTTAAACATTGGAAATGTAAACCTGTACCAAGGAGATTTTCCGAAAGCAATCACCTATTACGAACGCAGCTTAAAAATTAGTTCACGAATTGGAGACAAAGAATTGATGGCAAAAGCCCTAAATAACGTTGGAGCTATATACAATCATCAGGGAGATATCAGCAAAGCTCTGAAATATTATAACCGCAGTTTGAAAATCAACAAACAAATTGACGACAAATTGGGAATCGCACGATGCCTCATAAATCTGGGATCCATTTATACATTCCAAAGCAATATTCCAAAAGCACTTGAATGTTATCACCAAAGTTTAAGTATCCTGGAAAAAACAAATGAACAACAATTAATTGCAACCTGTCTTACCAATCTTGGAATTACCTATGACAATCAAGGCGATAAACAGAAAGCACTCGACTATTACAATCGCGGGATGAAAACCCTTGAAAAAGTAGGTGATAAAGTGGGAGTTGCCAGAACACTTAATAATATTGGTGTTTTGTATCATGGAAGCAAAGAGAGAAAAAAGGCACTTTACTACTATTTACGCAGTTTATCCCTAGAAGAAGAAATTGGAGATAAACAATTAATCGCAAATAGTTTGACCAATATTGGAAATATTTACACCGAACAAAACGATTATTCAAAAGCCTTAGATTACTATACAAAAGCGTTGAAACAGGACGAAGAAATTGGAGATAAAAAATTAATTGTCAATACTTTATACAGAATAGGAAACGTATATTACCTACTTGGAGATCTCACCAAAGCAACAGATTATGCAGAAAGAAGCATGGCCATTGCTGAGGAAATAGGTTATCCAGTCGACATTCAATTTGCAGCAGAACTACTCAGTAAGATTTACGAAAAACAAGGAAAAGGAATACAAGCTCTGGAAGCCTATCACCTCTATATCAAAATGCGCGATAGTATTACGACTACCGAAAACCGACAGGCAGCTACCGAAATGAAATTCAAATACGAATACGAGAAAAAAGTTGCTGCAGATAGTGTTCAAGTTATAGAGGAGAAGAAAATCGTTGCATCGAAGTTTAAAGAAGAACAACGAATGCGCTACACCCTTTACGGAGGACTCGCTTTAGTTACACTTTTTGGTGGTTTCATGTTTAATCGATTCCGAGTTACAACCCGCCAAAAACAAATCATTGAAGTAAAAGAAAAAGAGACACAAGAACAAAATGAGCTTATTTCTCATCAGAACAAAAAAGTCGAGCATCAAAACATCTTATTGGAAGAAAAGCAAAAAGAAATTTTGGACAGTATTAGTTATGCCAAACGGCTTCAAGATGCCATTTTACCTCCCAAATCAGTCATTGACGAAGCTTTTTCTCAGAATTTCATTTTATACAAACCAAAAGACATCGTTGCGGGAGATTTTTACTGGTCAGAGACAGTGAATAATCGCTTTTACATTGCAGCAGCTGATAGTACGGGCCACGGTGTTCCAGGCGCGATGGTTTCTGTGGTTTGTTCCAACGCATTGAATCGTGCTGTAAAAGAATTTGGGTTGACAGAAACGGGACAAATTTTGGACAAAACGCGTGAATTGGTTGTTGAAACCTTCGCAAAAAACAACGACGAAGTAAAAGACGGAATGGATATTTCATTG from Fluviicola taffensis DSM 16823 carries:
- a CDS encoding DMP19 family protein, translated to MQKSNKYDGLSWMTEEIRNNLLKRDKIVEEQDIESLFQLVDNSDFSIALHEILVNRYEKSPENLTPIELDLFLVMHLENAGQADSILTFLQEWYPQYSDKVINSLNEIGAIKSSEIIKQAVEILPKDGSCFFKSASENEQDLMRDLDRQFSSYPDGNMRNLYRKYADKYRNEILNTKK
- a CDS encoding MepB family protein; this encodes MTTENTLYADLKVVKELVYDKCGFRLTNLKLNSESIEYGACSFELDGQKIEHRISKITPTKTGQFVTIWKRDKNGVTEPFDILDDIDFIAITSKSGDNIGQFIFPKSVLADKGVIIQNGKGGKRGIRVYPSWDTVTNKQAGKTQSWQTKYFVIINNDNTTDFDLTRKILNKTNRN
- a CDS encoding DUF4259 domain-containing protein; translation: MGAWGHGIFDDDTAYDYVDEIDNSDNPKEIFKNAFETAMNAEYLEYDDCHAVTVSASYIDSILNGTKPRVDAEDENFFQFVEKNKHLDVTDLKPNAVKALKVVISDNSELNELWTDNEELYPKWKGDIEELIERLK
- the amaB gene encoding L-piperidine-6-carboxylate dehydrogenase — translated: MSATATDLGIQETLKTLGIEAVNRGASTGGYWFNTRGAQIDSVSPVDGKIIASVSSATETEYEAIVLKAQEAYHYWRMVPAPKRGEVVRQLAEKIREKKQALGELVSYEMGKSLQEGLGEVQEMIDICDFAVGLSRQLYGLTMHSERAGHRMYEQYHPLGIVGIISAFNFPVAVWNWNTALAWVCGDVCIWKPSEKTPLTAIACQKLTQEVFEANGVPEGVSCLLIGDAEIGKLMSNDTRIPLISATGSTRMGKLVGEAVGKRLGRHLLELGGNNAVIITESADLKIVVPGAVFGAVGTAGQRCTSTRRLIIHESVYDKVRDAVVNAYGQLKIGNPLDQNNHVGPLIDKDAVKAYQNALIQVVEEGGKILVEGGVLSGEGYESGCYVKPAIAEAQNTFKIVQHETFAPVLYLMKYSGGVENAIAVQNGVPQGLSSAIMTNNLREAEAFLSQAGSDCGIANVNIGTSGAEIGGAFGGEKETGGGRESGSDAWKVYMRRQTNTINYTDSLPLAQGIKFDL
- a CDS encoding tetratricopeptide repeat protein produces the protein MKNTFLCLIILLSFNIQAQNHTIDSLQNVLEKNKEDTSKVSTLAQLSKEFLFTANYSNALDCAKNGYKLSVKLKYAKGQAMSLLNIGNVNLYQGDFPKAITYYERSLKISSRIGDKELMAKALNNVGAIYNHQGDISKALKYYNRSLKINKQIDDKLGIARCLINLGSIYTFQSNIPKALECYHQSLSILEKTNEQQLIATCLTNLGITYDNQGDKQKALDYYNRGMKTLEKVGDKVGVARTLNNIGVLYHGSKERKKALYYYLRSLSLEEEIGDKQLIANSLTNIGNIYTEQNDYSKALDYYTKALKQDEEIGDKKLIVNTLYRIGNVYYLLGDLTKATDYAERSMAIAEEIGYPVDIQFAAELLSKIYEKQGKGIQALEAYHLYIKMRDSITTTENRQAATEMKFKYEYEKKVAADSVQVIEEKKIVASKFKEEQRMRYTLYGGLALVTLFGGFMFNRFRVTTRQKQIIEVKEKETQEQNELISHQNKKVEHQNILLEEKQKEILDSISYAKRLQDAILPPKSVIDEAFSQNFILYKPKDIVAGDFYWSETVNNRFYIAAADSTGHGVPGAMVSVVCSNALNRAVKEFGLTETGQILDKTRELVVETFAKNNDEVKDGMDISLLCINKENGKISWTGANNPLWYIHSGELTEIKPNKQPIGKTENPTPFTTHQLDFIPNTTYYLFTDGMADQFGGEKGKKLKNKPFQEFLLQIDSLSLSKQAERIDEKFENWKADLEQVDDVCIIGIRV